Genomic DNA from Syntrophus gentianae:
CCATGTCCATATCCTGGCCGTTCCAGCCGGTGATTTGTCATTGTCCCGCTGCATCGGCAGGACAAATCTTCTGTACACACAGCATGTCAACCGGAAATACAAACGCAGCGGTCGATTGTGGCAGAACCGATTCTTTTCGACAATTGTTGATACGGAATCCTATTTATGGGCAGTGGCAAGATACATTGAGCAGAATCCTGTAAAATCGGCGCTGGTGACGCGTCCGGAGGATTATCTTTGGTCGAGTTGCCTAGCAAATATCAGGGGACAAAAAGACGGATTGGT
This window encodes:
- a CDS encoding transposase, whose protein sequence is MAVPAGDLSLSRCIGRTNLLYTQHVNRKYKRSGRLWQNRFFSTIVDTESYLWAVARYIEQNPVKSALVTRPEDYLWSSCLANIRGQKDGLVTGKGWLDEKDREAYRTFLMQTDTLMDQKIRVNTSTGRPLGSGDFLSELENKLCRKILPGKAGRPKKQKEI